In Gordonia phthalatica, one genomic interval encodes:
- a CDS encoding Hsp20/alpha crystallin family protein — protein sequence MLGFDPFSEVDALARGLLTGQQSGTLRTPRFMPMDLYKVEDHYLLTADLPGVDPGSIDVSVDNGVLTLSAQRSLTSDDSVKWLASERFAGTYRRQVTLGEGIDTAAISAQYNNGVLTVSIPIAEKAKPRKIAVEHASEPQAITAAAE from the coding sequence GTGCTTGGATTCGACCCTTTCAGTGAAGTTGATGCCCTCGCTCGCGGCCTGCTCACCGGCCAGCAGAGCGGAACGCTGCGGACTCCGCGTTTCATGCCGATGGACCTGTACAAAGTCGAGGACCACTACCTGCTGACCGCAGATCTTCCCGGCGTGGACCCCGGTTCCATCGATGTCAGCGTCGACAACGGCGTCCTGACTCTCTCCGCGCAACGCTCCCTCACGTCCGACGACAGTGTGAAGTGGTTGGCCAGCGAACGGTTCGCAGGAACCTATCGCCGCCAGGTCACTCTCGGCGAAGGCATCGACACCGCCGCGATCAGCGCGCAGTACAACAACGGCGTCCTCACCGTCTCCATCCCGATCGCCGAGAAGGCCAAGCCGCGGAAGATCGCCGTCGAGCACGCGAGCGAACCGCAGGCGATCACCGCCGCCGCGGAGTGA
- a CDS encoding Fic family protein, whose protein sequence is MRAEQGTDWPVVTYEAAQWTPSDFGSRRDRGFGSYQSAVTPAISAEQPDVPIALAALLDEASTEIVRFDAEMGGEIAPFSAALLRTESASSSEIEQVTASAKAIALAELGDRSRRNATEIVGNTRAMQAAVRLSDRLDTETILEMHLALLGDDNPRIPGGRWRDGAVWIGGRTPHSAEFVPPQHHRVLPAITDLIDFIARDDIPVLLQAAVAHAQFETIHPFPDGNGRTGRALIHALLRGKGLTQNITVPISAGLLTAPDDYFNALTAYRAGDLRPICRSFADATFDAVANGRRLVLELRSIREGWAEAHPVRRGSAADKILQALARQPVIDASFAQRELGISATASRRALADLEAAGIVTEFSGMRRNRCWRSDAVLEALDAFADRAGRRALH, encoded by the coding sequence ATGCGAGCAGAACAAGGGACCGACTGGCCAGTCGTGACCTATGAGGCCGCTCAGTGGACTCCGTCCGACTTCGGGAGCCGTCGCGATCGCGGCTTCGGAAGCTACCAGTCTGCCGTCACCCCCGCGATCAGCGCCGAACAACCCGACGTCCCCATCGCCCTCGCCGCTCTTCTCGATGAGGCCTCCACCGAGATCGTTCGCTTCGACGCCGAGATGGGAGGCGAGATCGCCCCCTTCAGCGCAGCTCTCCTTCGGACGGAGTCCGCGTCATCCTCCGAGATCGAGCAGGTGACTGCGTCCGCCAAGGCGATCGCCCTCGCCGAGCTCGGTGATCGAAGTCGGCGAAATGCCACCGAGATCGTCGGAAACACCCGAGCGATGCAAGCAGCCGTCCGGTTGTCCGATCGTCTCGACACCGAGACCATCCTCGAGATGCACCTCGCGCTTCTGGGCGACGACAACCCCCGGATTCCCGGTGGACGATGGCGTGACGGCGCCGTCTGGATCGGCGGTCGGACTCCTCATTCCGCCGAGTTCGTCCCGCCTCAGCACCATCGTGTTCTGCCCGCCATCACCGACTTGATCGACTTCATCGCCCGCGACGACATCCCGGTCCTCCTCCAGGCAGCCGTCGCCCATGCACAGTTCGAGACCATCCACCCGTTCCCGGACGGTAACGGACGAACCGGACGAGCACTCATCCATGCGCTTCTCCGCGGCAAAGGCCTGACACAGAACATCACCGTCCCGATCTCCGCAGGTCTCCTCACTGCGCCTGACGACTACTTCAACGCCCTCACCGCGTATCGGGCAGGCGACCTGCGGCCCATCTGCCGATCGTTTGCTGACGCGACGTTCGACGCCGTCGCCAACGGTCGACGACTCGTCCTGGAACTGCGCTCGATCCGAGAAGGCTGGGCAGAGGCGCATCCCGTCAGGCGAGGTTCGGCCGCCGACAAGATCCTCCAAGCCCTGGCTCGCCAGCCCGTGATCGATGCGTCATTCGCACAACGCGAACTCGGCATCAGCGCCACGGCATCTCGCCGGGCGCTCGCCGACCTCGAAGCGGCCGGGATCGTCACCGAGTTCAGCGGGATGCGACGGAACCGATGTTGGCGATCCGATGCAGTTCTCGAGGCTCTCGACGCATTCGCCGATCGCGCCGGGCGCCGGGCGCTGCACTAA
- the dapA gene encoding 4-hydroxy-tetrahydrodipicolinate synthase: MTPTASSARAAFGRNTVAMPTPMNPDGSLDELGIVEVAKHLVALGCDGIIVAGTTGEAPTLDVDELVRLLQLVREGAGPDTKLTVGVGTNHTAKSVHTAQVIAAAGADALLVVTPYYSKPTQAGVIAHIVAIADATELPVMVYDIPGRTGLPLAYETIVELARHPRIAAVKDAKGDLFEAMSVMAATGISYYCGIDELNLPYLAAGASGVVSVVGAVSADRNLALMEAIDVGDLAAARAINDEVRPLTLALMKTAPGAVTAKAALREIGVIGHAAVRSPMLELADADVAVVREALINDGQPVRDRLLAV; encoded by the coding sequence ATGACACCGACCGCATCTTCCGCGCGCGCAGCCTTCGGCCGCAACACCGTCGCCATGCCGACCCCCATGAATCCGGACGGCTCGCTCGACGAGCTCGGCATCGTCGAGGTCGCCAAGCATCTGGTCGCGCTGGGCTGCGACGGCATCATCGTCGCGGGCACCACCGGCGAGGCGCCGACCCTCGACGTCGACGAGCTGGTCCGCCTCCTGCAGCTGGTGCGCGAAGGCGCAGGCCCCGACACCAAGCTGACCGTCGGCGTCGGCACCAACCACACCGCCAAGAGCGTTCACACCGCTCAGGTCATCGCCGCCGCAGGCGCTGACGCCCTGCTGGTGGTGACGCCGTACTACTCCAAGCCGACGCAGGCCGGCGTCATCGCGCACATCGTCGCGATCGCCGACGCCACCGAACTGCCGGTCATGGTCTACGACATCCCCGGTCGCACAGGTCTACCGCTGGCCTACGAGACGATCGTCGAGCTGGCGCGGCACCCGCGGATCGCCGCGGTGAAGGACGCGAAGGGCGATCTGTTCGAGGCCATGTCGGTGATGGCCGCGACCGGCATCTCCTACTACTGCGGCATCGACGAACTGAACCTGCCGTACCTCGCCGCCGGCGCGTCCGGCGTGGTCAGCGTGGTGGGCGCCGTGTCCGCCGACCGCAATCTGGCGCTGATGGAGGCGATCGACGTCGGCGACCTCGCGGCCGCGCGCGCGATCAACGACGAGGTCCGCCCGCTGACCCTCGCCTTGATGAAGACCGCACCCGGTGCCGTGACCGCGAAGGCCGCCCTCCGCGAGATCGGCGTCATCGGCCACGCCGCCGTCCGCTCCCCGATGCTCGAACTGGCCGACGCCGACGTCGCTGTAGTCCGGGAGGCGCTCATCAACGACGGCCAGCCGGTGCGCGACCGACTGCTGGCGGTCTAG
- a CDS encoding LysR family transcriptional regulator, translating into MIDVGALKSLRAIADLGTMARAAEELGFTPSAVSQQIKRLESQVGVRLVAPAGRRVVLTPAGQALVATAPAVLNALEESVAAARSVDAGAPRGVVRIAAFSTGVRGIVAPALKRVRREFPDVRVEVVELDPVPAVYAVESGNADLAMVHDADGVTVAVPHGLQRAHLHTDVGDLALPVGHALAEIGRPIRRSDLRDCHWVTSPTGTVCHRWFERLFAGADQQPDVVHSVDDFGTQMALVAADRVVALIPRLARPRVPDGVVVRELHYAPRREVHTVWRSSGEADPALRAVLSALDSRVG; encoded by the coding sequence ATGATTGATGTCGGTGCGCTGAAGTCTCTGCGCGCGATCGCTGATCTCGGAACCATGGCCCGTGCCGCCGAAGAGCTCGGCTTCACGCCGTCGGCGGTCTCGCAGCAGATCAAACGACTGGAATCGCAGGTCGGAGTGCGTCTCGTCGCTCCGGCCGGCCGCCGCGTGGTCCTGACCCCCGCGGGTCAGGCGCTCGTTGCGACGGCGCCCGCCGTCCTCAACGCCCTCGAGGAGTCCGTCGCTGCAGCGCGATCGGTGGACGCCGGAGCACCGCGCGGTGTGGTGAGAATCGCAGCGTTCTCGACCGGCGTGCGCGGGATCGTCGCTCCCGCGCTGAAGCGGGTGCGCCGGGAGTTCCCGGACGTCCGCGTGGAGGTCGTGGAGCTGGATCCGGTCCCGGCCGTTTATGCGGTGGAGTCCGGGAACGCCGATCTGGCGATGGTGCACGACGCCGACGGTGTCACCGTCGCCGTGCCGCACGGCCTGCAGCGCGCGCACCTGCACACCGATGTCGGCGACCTGGCACTCCCGGTCGGTCACGCGCTCGCGGAAATCGGCCGACCGATCCGACGGTCCGATCTCCGCGACTGCCACTGGGTCACCAGTCCCACCGGCACCGTGTGCCACCGCTGGTTCGAGCGGCTCTTCGCGGGCGCCGACCAGCAGCCCGACGTCGTGCACTCCGTCGACGACTTCGGCACCCAGATGGCGTTGGTCGCCGCCGATCGGGTGGTCGCGCTGATCCCGCGGCTGGCGCGGCCGCGGGTGCCGGACGGGGTGGTGGTGCGGGAGCTGCACTACGCCCCGCGCCGGGAGGTGCACACCGTGTGGCGGTCGAGCGGCGAGGCCGACCCGGCGCTGCGGGCCGTGCTCTCGGCGCTCGATTCGCGCGTCGGCTGA
- the acs gene encoding acetate--CoA ligase: MTQDQTIQALSEETRTFAPPAEFTANANVTAEAYDRAAADRLGFWDDAAQRITWAEPYTEVLDWSDAPHSKWFVGGKLNAAYNCVDRHVENGLGDRVAYYFEGEGGDTRTITYKDLQDEVSRAANALLELGVKTGDRVAIYMPMIPETVFAMLACARIGAPHTVIFGGFSARAIADRVQDCGVEVVITADGGYRRGKPSPLKAVVDEAMESCPDVRTVLVVKRTGQDVDWTEGRDVWWSDVVDRQSEQHTPEAFDAEHPLYVMYSSGTTGKPKGILHTTGGYLVGTSYTHWAVFDIKPESDVYWTAADIGWVTGHSYIVYGPLANATTSIMYEGTPDTPHQGRWWEIIEKYKATILYCAPTAIRTFMKWGRQIPAKYDLSSLRLLGSVGEPINPEAWIWYRAHIGGDTTPVVDTWWQTENGQILISPLPGVTATKPGAAMRALPGIVADVYNDQGEPVGNGEGGYLVIKEPWPGMLRTLWGDDERFQHTYWDKYPGVYFAGDGAKRDQDGDIWVIGRVDDVMNVSGHRLSTTEIESALVSHDAVAEAAVVGAANETTGQSIEAFVILRESAKGGGQDIVDELRKHVRTEIGAIASPRSIMLVDELPKTRSGKIMRRLLRDIAENREPGDSTTLADSSVVARIQQEVSGA; this comes from the coding sequence ATGACTCAGGACCAGACGATACAGGCGCTCAGTGAAGAGACGCGCACGTTCGCGCCACCCGCCGAGTTCACCGCGAACGCCAACGTGACCGCCGAGGCCTACGACCGCGCCGCCGCCGACCGCCTCGGCTTCTGGGACGACGCCGCCCAACGCATCACGTGGGCCGAGCCCTACACCGAGGTCCTCGACTGGTCGGACGCCCCGCACTCCAAGTGGTTCGTCGGCGGCAAGCTGAACGCCGCCTACAACTGCGTCGACCGACACGTCGAGAACGGGCTCGGCGACCGCGTCGCCTACTACTTCGAGGGCGAGGGCGGCGACACCCGCACCATCACCTACAAAGACCTACAGGACGAGGTCAGCCGCGCCGCCAACGCGCTGCTGGAGTTGGGCGTCAAGACCGGCGACCGCGTCGCCATCTACATGCCGATGATCCCGGAAACCGTCTTCGCGATGCTCGCGTGCGCCCGCATCGGCGCCCCGCACACGGTGATCTTCGGCGGTTTCTCCGCACGCGCCATCGCCGACCGCGTGCAGGACTGCGGCGTCGAGGTGGTCATCACCGCAGACGGCGGGTACCGCCGTGGCAAGCCGTCGCCCCTGAAGGCCGTGGTCGACGAGGCCATGGAGTCGTGCCCCGACGTGCGGACCGTCCTCGTGGTGAAGCGCACCGGGCAGGACGTCGACTGGACCGAGGGCCGCGACGTCTGGTGGTCGGACGTCGTCGACCGGCAATCCGAGCAGCACACCCCCGAAGCCTTCGACGCCGAGCACCCGCTGTACGTCATGTACTCGTCGGGAACCACGGGCAAGCCGAAGGGCATCCTCCACACGACGGGCGGCTACCTGGTCGGCACGTCGTACACGCACTGGGCGGTCTTCGACATCAAGCCGGAGAGCGACGTCTACTGGACCGCCGCCGACATCGGCTGGGTGACCGGCCACTCGTACATCGTGTACGGGCCGCTCGCCAACGCGACGACGTCGATCATGTACGAGGGCACCCCCGACACCCCGCACCAGGGGCGCTGGTGGGAGATCATCGAGAAGTACAAGGCGACCATCCTGTACTGCGCACCGACCGCGATCCGCACGTTCATGAAGTGGGGCAGACAGATCCCCGCGAAGTACGACCTCTCGTCGCTGCGCCTCCTCGGCTCGGTCGGCGAGCCGATCAACCCGGAGGCGTGGATCTGGTACCGCGCGCACATCGGCGGCGACACGACGCCGGTCGTCGACACCTGGTGGCAGACCGAGAACGGCCAGATCCTCATCAGCCCGCTGCCCGGCGTCACCGCGACCAAGCCGGGTGCCGCGATGCGCGCCCTGCCGGGCATCGTCGCCGACGTCTACAACGATCAGGGCGAGCCGGTCGGCAACGGTGAGGGCGGCTACCTCGTCATCAAGGAGCCGTGGCCCGGCATGCTCCGCACCCTGTGGGGCGACGACGAGCGCTTCCAGCACACCTACTGGGACAAGTACCCGGGCGTGTACTTCGCCGGCGACGGCGCCAAACGCGATCAGGACGGCGACATCTGGGTGATCGGCCGCGTCGATGACGTCATGAACGTGTCCGGCCATCGCCTGTCGACGACGGAGATCGAGTCAGCGCTGGTCTCGCACGACGCCGTGGCCGAGGCCGCCGTCGTCGGCGCCGCCAACGAGACCACCGGGCAGTCGATCGAGGCGTTCGTCATCCTCCGCGAGAGCGCGAAGGGCGGCGGCCAGGACATCGTCGACGAACTCCGCAAGCATGTGCGCACCGAGATCGGCGCCATCGCCAGTCCGCGGTCGATCATGCTGGTCGACGAACTGCCGAAGACCCGCTCCGGCAAGATCATGCGCCGCCTGCTGCGCGACATCGCCGAGAACCGCGAGCCCGGCGACTCGACGACCCTCGCCGACTCGTCGGTCGTCGCCCGGATCCAGCAGGAGGTGTCGGGAGCGTAG
- a CDS encoding ATP-binding protein, translated as MRSVVNNPFVPGSDVVPPVWAGRAAQADDWEGKVRARRVAGLYERGRVILGEPGLGKSSLVRRLSDHAASRGDWVTPQLRIPVGADPMKSVATAVLKLADQAGISAGRDRQIKELLERVRSIEIAGMALSIDRRDGPEPYAALTDLLIKVGLAAAERRVAVFVHVDEVQNITDVKALSQLLVCLGDVLGYEHDVVAPGGYSIATFLPVIVYLTGLPEFADSAGARMGATFARRFAWETLEPIDDADILQALNEFVSDGWEVSDGEGGIGRVGMTPAAAEAIVDRCCGEPFLFQLAGERAWDAGSSAVVTVEDVVDGWRSAETEAEHHVERILDRLPDREREFLEAMSQMGPEKRTPTAIAVRLGLETAAQVGTTAKRLDSTRGIIRRGKPYSFRHRAVEAYLTTDWPHV; from the coding sequence ATGCGAAGTGTTGTCAACAATCCCTTCGTCCCGGGATCTGATGTCGTTCCGCCGGTGTGGGCCGGGCGTGCAGCACAGGCCGACGACTGGGAAGGGAAGGTGCGTGCCAGGCGCGTGGCCGGCCTCTACGAGCGCGGTCGCGTGATCCTCGGTGAGCCCGGGCTCGGCAAATCTTCGCTCGTTCGCAGGTTGTCTGATCACGCGGCGAGTCGAGGCGACTGGGTGACGCCGCAACTTCGGATCCCGGTCGGTGCCGACCCGATGAAGTCAGTTGCGACTGCTGTTCTGAAGTTGGCAGATCAAGCCGGCATCAGTGCGGGCCGTGACCGGCAGATCAAGGAACTCCTGGAGCGTGTGCGGTCGATCGAGATCGCCGGGATGGCGCTTTCGATTGACCGCCGTGACGGTCCAGAGCCGTACGCGGCCCTCACTGATCTGTTGATCAAGGTCGGGCTGGCGGCCGCAGAACGTCGAGTCGCGGTTTTCGTTCACGTCGACGAGGTGCAGAACATCACCGATGTCAAGGCGCTCTCACAACTGCTCGTATGCCTGGGGGATGTCCTCGGTTACGAACATGACGTCGTCGCGCCGGGCGGCTACTCCATTGCGACTTTCCTGCCGGTGATCGTGTATCTCACGGGACTGCCGGAATTCGCAGACAGTGCGGGTGCGCGTATGGGGGCGACCTTCGCTCGTCGATTCGCGTGGGAGACCCTGGAACCGATCGACGATGCTGACATCCTGCAAGCGCTGAATGAGTTCGTCAGCGACGGGTGGGAGGTGAGTGACGGTGAAGGCGGCATTGGACGGGTCGGTATGACGCCGGCCGCTGCGGAAGCGATCGTCGACAGGTGTTGTGGCGAGCCGTTCTTGTTCCAGCTCGCGGGCGAGCGGGCATGGGATGCGGGGTCGAGCGCGGTTGTGACTGTGGAGGACGTGGTCGACGGCTGGCGCAGTGCGGAGACGGAAGCGGAACACCACGTCGAACGGATTCTGGATCGATTGCCCGACCGTGAGCGTGAGTTCTTGGAAGCGATGAGTCAGATGGGGCCGGAGAAGCGCACGCCCACCGCGATAGCAGTGCGACTCGGCCTGGAGACCGCGGCGCAGGTCGGCACAACGGCAAAACGCCTCGACTCGACTCGTGGCATCATCCGTCGTGGAAAGCCGTACAGCTTCCGTCATCGCGCGGTCGAGGCCTACCTCACGACGGACTGGCCGCACGTTTAA
- a CDS encoding DUF4822 domain-containing protein encodes MKLAKIAGIAAATALIAVPLAACSSDDSSTASTSTSAAAEAQAPSQILSAHPWETTGAVDQTGKNVPLTDKNVETYVGFAYFNADGTFTMYTLQDKPKMQGDWTVSQDGKNRHIVAKDDKGKVKFERDSQIVELTDATFTYRTFPEENNKKVWIDIVHTPTDHRAPTK; translated from the coding sequence ATGAAGCTCGCCAAGATCGCAGGCATCGCCGCCGCGACCGCCCTCATCGCCGTCCCGCTCGCCGCCTGCAGCAGCGACGACTCCTCGACCGCGTCGACCAGCACGTCGGCCGCCGCCGAGGCGCAGGCCCCGTCGCAGATCCTGTCCGCGCATCCGTGGGAGACCACCGGCGCCGTCGACCAGACCGGCAAGAACGTGCCGCTGACCGACAAGAATGTCGAGACCTACGTGGGCTTCGCCTACTTCAACGCCGACGGCACCTTCACCATGTACACGCTGCAGGACAAGCCGAAGATGCAGGGCGACTGGACCGTCTCGCAGGACGGCAAGAACCGCCACATCGTCGCGAAGGACGATAAGGGCAAAGTGAAGTTCGAGCGCGACTCGCAGATCGTCGAGCTGACCGACGCCACGTTCACCTACCGCACGTTCCCGGAGGAGAACAACAAGAAGGTGTGGATCGACATCGTCCACACCCCCACCGACCACAGGGCGCCGACCAAGTAG
- a CDS encoding nucleoside deaminase codes for MTDFAQHTIDLALKNVEEGGRPFATVIVKDGEILAESPNRVAQTNDPTAHAEILAIREACTKLGTEHLTGATIYILALPCPMCLGSLYYCSPDEVVFLTTREDYSAHYVDDRKYFDFDNFYDEFAKPWNERRLPIRHESRLDAVDVYRRWQERNGGDKRVAGAPTSR; via the coding sequence ATGACAGACTTCGCGCAGCACACCATCGACCTCGCCCTCAAGAACGTGGAGGAGGGCGGTCGTCCGTTCGCGACCGTCATCGTGAAAGACGGTGAGATCCTCGCCGAGAGCCCGAACCGCGTCGCGCAGACCAACGATCCGACCGCGCATGCCGAGATCCTCGCCATCCGCGAGGCGTGCACCAAGCTCGGCACCGAACACCTCACCGGAGCCACCATCTACATCCTGGCGCTGCCGTGCCCGATGTGCCTGGGTTCGCTCTATTACTGCTCTCCCGACGAAGTGGTCTTCCTGACCACCCGCGAGGACTACTCTGCGCACTACGTCGACGACCGCAAGTACTTCGACTTCGACAACTTCTACGACGAGTTCGCGAAGCCCTGGAACGAGCGCCGCCTCCCCATCCGACACGAATCCCGACTCGACGCCGTCGACGTGTACCGACGCTGGCAAGAGCGCAACGGCGGCGACAAGCGCGTCGCCGGCGCCCCGACCTCCCGCTGA
- the cynR gene encoding transcriptional regulator CynR, protein MELRHIRYLLAVADHGNFTRAAESLHISQPTLSQQIKQFERHLGVELLDRSGRTVTLTDAGAAYAHHARLALRDLDAGSRAVHDVLDLSRGHVRVAMTPTFSAYLVGPLISRFRRDYPNITLALHETTQDRIEADLMADRIDVGIAFEHPHLPGIRAASLYTETLSLVAGPGHRLTGAASPTPVAALKDEPLTLLSSDFATRTHIDAHFVEHGATPVVAIEVNSISALLDVTRGSDLATVLPDLATDAHDDLTCLPLSPPLPDREVELLVRDGGYRSSAARAFTTALRSVVDELTAR, encoded by the coding sequence ATGGAGCTCCGCCACATCCGATATCTGTTGGCCGTCGCCGACCACGGGAACTTCACGCGCGCCGCGGAGTCGCTGCACATCTCGCAGCCGACGCTGTCGCAGCAGATCAAGCAGTTCGAGCGTCACCTGGGTGTGGAGCTCCTGGACCGTTCGGGCCGCACCGTGACGCTGACTGACGCCGGCGCCGCCTACGCGCACCACGCGCGGTTGGCGTTGCGGGACCTCGACGCGGGCAGTCGTGCCGTGCACGACGTCCTCGACCTCTCCCGCGGCCATGTGCGGGTGGCGATGACCCCGACGTTCTCCGCCTACCTGGTGGGACCGCTGATCAGCCGGTTCCGTCGGGACTACCCGAACATCACCCTCGCACTGCACGAGACGACGCAGGATCGGATCGAGGCCGACCTGATGGCCGACCGGATCGACGTCGGCATCGCCTTCGAGCACCCGCATCTGCCCGGCATCCGCGCCGCGTCGCTGTACACCGAGACGCTGAGCCTGGTGGCGGGACCAGGTCACCGCCTGACCGGCGCGGCGTCGCCCACCCCGGTCGCCGCATTGAAGGACGAGCCGCTCACCCTCCTGAGCAGTGACTTCGCCACTCGCACCCACATCGACGCCCACTTCGTCGAGCACGGTGCCACGCCGGTCGTGGCCATCGAGGTGAACTCCATCAGCGCCCTGCTCGACGTGACCCGCGGCTCCGATCTCGCCACCGTGCTCCCCGATCTCGCGACCGACGCCCACGACGACCTCACCTGCCTGCCGTTGAGTCCGCCGCTCCCCGATCGCGAGGTGGAACTCCTGGTCCGCGACGGCGGCTATCGGTCCAGCGCAGCCCGAGCGTTCACCACGGCCCTCCGGAGCGTCGTCGACGAGCTCACCGCACGATAG